The DNA sequence ATATATTTATAACCGGTGGCGTAGTTTCAAGTCTGGGTAAAGGAATAGCTTCTGCTTCAATAGGTAAACTTCTAGAATCAATGGGCTTAAAAATAACCATTATAAAATGCGACCCGTATATAAATGTTGACCCCGGCACAATGAATCCGTTCCAGCACGGTGAAGTTTATGTCACTGACGACGGCGCCGAAACAGATTTGGACTTAGGTCATTATGAACGCTTCACAAACGCAATCGTCGGCAAAGCCAATAATATAACCAGCGGCAAAGTATATTATTCGGTTATCTGTAAAGAAAGAAAAGGCGAATTCCTCGGCGGAACAGTTCAGGTAATTCCTCATATCACAGACGAGATAAAGTCACAGATAAAAAATGCTTCAAAAGGCAAAAATTTGGATATAGTAATAGTTGAAATCGGCGGAACTGTCGGTGATATAGAAAGCTTACCTTTTATGGAAGCAATCAGACAGATGACTTTGGAACTGGGCAGAAAAAATGCAATAAACATACACCTTACCCTTGTACCTTATATTAAAAGCGCGCAAGAAATAAAAACAAAACCTACACAGCATA is a window from the bacterium genome containing:
- a CDS encoding CTP synthase; this translates as MPKYIFITGGVVSSLGKGIASASIGKLLESMGLKITIIKCDPYINVDPGTMNPFQHGEVYVTDDGAETDLDLGHYERFTNAIVGKANNITSGKVYYSVICKERKGEFLGGTVQVIPHITDEIKSQIKNASKGKNLDIVIVEIGGTVGDIESLPFMEAIRQMTLELGRKNAINIHLTLVPYIKSAQEIKTKPTQH